From Paenibacillus sp. GP183, one genomic window encodes:
- a CDS encoding NUDIX domain-containing protein produces the protein MGYIHDIRKLVGTRPIIFTGVVVVVFNGKNEVLFQMRTDTKDWGIIGGALELGESLEEAAHRELYEEAGIMVNELNFNTLLSGNDMYYKYPHGDEVYNVISVYETKKFIGEPHINDDEGTELKFFSLAEPIENMKCHKRFLKNQVIYCGDK, from the coding sequence TTGGGTTACATTCATGATATAAGAAAATTAGTTGGTACACGCCCGATTATATTTACAGGTGTTGTAGTTGTAGTGTTTAATGGTAAAAATGAGGTGCTATTTCAAATGAGAACGGATACCAAGGACTGGGGAATCATTGGAGGGGCATTAGAATTAGGAGAGTCTCTTGAAGAAGCCGCTCATAGGGAACTCTATGAAGAAGCTGGAATAATGGTGAACGAATTGAATTTTAATACCTTATTATCTGGTAATGATATGTATTACAAATATCCACATGGAGATGAAGTATATAATGTTATTTCAGTATATGAGACAAAAAAATTCATTGGAGAACCCCATATAAATGACGACGAGGGGACGGAATTAAAGTTCTTTTCATTAGCAGAGCCCATAGAAAATATGAAATGTCACAAAAGATTCTTGAAAAATCAGGTTATATATTGTGGCGATAAATGA
- a CDS encoding glycosyltransferase family 2 protein, whose translation MNIVITMAGLGSRFRKAGYTIPKYMIEVHGKTLFEWSVISLSGFCDIANKYIFIVRKEDNASQFISDKCSDLNIRDFNIVEIDYLTDGQATTTMFASKYWNKDEPLMIYNIDTYVEVGEMKSSQIQGDGFIPCFRAQGDHWSFVKLGENGKAVEVREKQPISDNCTLGAYYFNSCELYENLYTEYYKERNNLEKGEAYVAPLYNLLIQKAGDVYISIIDFEKVHVLGTPEELDTFKNQII comes from the coding sequence ATGAATATTGTTATAACGATGGCAGGACTTGGGTCTAGATTTAGAAAAGCGGGTTATACAATTCCTAAATATATGATCGAAGTTCACGGTAAGACCCTATTTGAATGGTCGGTGATAAGCTTAAGTGGATTTTGTGATATTGCTAACAAATATATTTTTATTGTTAGAAAAGAAGACAATGCCTCACAGTTCATTTCAGATAAATGTTCTGATTTGAATATTAGGGATTTTAATATTGTTGAGATTGATTATTTGACTGATGGTCAGGCCACAACAACAATGTTTGCCTCAAAGTATTGGAACAAAGACGAGCCATTGATGATATATAATATTGACACCTATGTAGAAGTTGGAGAGATGAAAAGCAGCCAAATACAGGGGGATGGTTTTATACCTTGTTTTAGAGCACAGGGAGACCATTGGAGCTTTGTAAAACTGGGGGAAAACGGAAAAGCTGTTGAAGTTAGAGAAAAGCAGCCCATTTCGGATAATTGTACTTTGGGTGCATATTATTTTAATTCATGTGAACTTTATGAAAATCTTTATACTGAATATTATAAGGAAAGAAATAACCTTGAAAAAGGCGAAGCATATGTAGCGCCCCTTTACAACCTACTTATACAAAAGGCTGGGGATGTATATATATCTATCATAGATTTTGAGAAAGTCCATGTATTGGGAACTCCAGAAGAGTTGGATACTTTTAAGAATCAAATTATATAA
- a CDS encoding capsular biosynthesis protein yields the protein MFEKLTLVVDIDGTLCKVKQADENYEDLVPYEKIVGKLRYYKAHGAKIVLNTSRNVNSYNGNIGLINANTAKVILAWLDKWDIPYDEIIYGKPWPGHQGFYIDDRTIRPDEFLKYDLNQVEEILKKSREDFVVEESRSSKN from the coding sequence ATGTTTGAAAAATTAACTCTGGTAGTTGATATTGATGGAACGTTATGTAAAGTCAAACAAGCTGATGAGAATTACGAAGATTTAGTTCCATATGAAAAGATAGTGGGAAAACTCAGGTATTATAAGGCACACGGGGCAAAGATTGTTTTAAACACATCAAGAAATGTTAATTCCTATAACGGAAACATAGGTTTAATCAACGCAAATACGGCGAAAGTTATACTTGCATGGCTTGACAAGTGGGACATACCTTATGATGAAATCATCTATGGCAAGCCATGGCCGGGTCATCAAGGTTTTTATATTGATGATCGAACCATACGGCCTGATGAGTTTTTAAAGTATGATTTAAATCAAGTAGAAGAAATCTTAAAAAAATCAAGAGAGGATTTTGTAGTTGAAGAAAGCAGATCCTCCAAAAACTGA
- a CDS encoding glycosyltransferase family 2 protein — protein sequence MKEKILLFIPGYNCEKQIYRVLNSLISDVLEYIEEVIVVNNRSKDNTELVVSQFIVEHPEIKLNLLRNDENYGLGGSHKVAFSYAIKNGFDFVIVLHGDDQGDINDMLQVLRNGDHREYDCCLGARFQKGSRLKGYSSFRTFGNRVYNFLFSLVVAKQIYDLGSGLNIYNVNMLKHEFYKKFPDNLIFNYCMILASNFYKQKIMFFPITWKEDDQISNVKLFSQATRVLGFLANYFLQRGKFITSELRDQPRECYTAQIINGKNVTYDK from the coding sequence ATGAAAGAAAAGATATTACTGTTTATCCCAGGATACAACTGTGAAAAGCAGATTTATAGGGTATTAAATTCGTTGATTTCAGATGTTCTTGAGTATATAGAAGAAGTCATTGTAGTTAACAATCGTAGCAAAGATAACACAGAACTGGTTGTGTCTCAATTTATTGTAGAACATCCTGAAATCAAGTTGAACCTGTTAAGAAATGACGAAAATTATGGATTAGGCGGTTCTCACAAAGTTGCCTTTTCATATGCAATAAAGAATGGATTTGATTTTGTCATCGTACTTCATGGTGACGACCAAGGTGATATCAATGATATGTTACAGGTGCTTCGAAATGGAGATCATAGAGAATATGATTGTTGTCTAGGAGCGCGGTTTCAAAAAGGGTCCCGGCTGAAAGGATATTCCAGTTTTAGAACTTTTGGCAACAGGGTATATAATTTTCTTTTTTCATTGGTGGTAGCTAAACAAATTTATGATTTAGGATCCGGACTCAATATCTATAATGTTAATATGCTAAAACATGAGTTCTACAAAAAATTCCCGGACAATCTGATTTTTAATTACTGTATGATTCTAGCTTCAAATTTTTACAAACAGAAAATCATGTTTTTCCCCATAACTTGGAAAGAGGATGATCAGATCTCTAATGTAAAGCTGTTCAGTCAGGCCACTAGAGTCCTTGGTTTTCTTGCTAACTATTTTCTTCAAAGGGGAAAGTTCATTACTTCTGAACTTCGTGATCAGCCGAGAGAGTGTTACACAGCACAAATTATTAATGGGAAGAATGTTACATATGATAAATAA
- a CDS encoding GtrA family protein, which yields MQMLLSNYYRQFFSFIIISGIGWLIDISGFIVITTLFGLSIFHANMISPIPAITYVFWVSTKKTFDEKKSSIKTVYKYLIYFLYQLILLILVSWFGQWIYDIVTKSNLIEIGVILNNLKIIVKFMITPISMLMNFLVMKMLIEKV from the coding sequence ATGCAGATGCTTTTGTCAAATTATTACAGACAGTTTTTTTCATTTATTATCATCTCGGGTATAGGCTGGTTAATAGATATATCGGGATTTATCGTCATAACGACATTGTTTGGATTAAGTATTTTTCACGCAAACATGATCAGCCCTATACCAGCGATAACCTATGTTTTTTGGGTGTCAACCAAAAAGACGTTTGACGAAAAGAAAAGCTCCATCAAGACAGTGTATAAATATTTAATTTATTTCTTATATCAATTAATACTACTTATTCTTGTCTCATGGTTCGGTCAATGGATCTATGATATTGTTACTAAGTCAAATCTGATAGAAATAGGTGTGATTTTAAATAATCTAAAGATCATAGTTAAATTCATGATTACGCCTATAAGTATGCTGATGAATTTTCTTGTGATGAAGATGTTGATTGAAAAAGTTTGA
- a CDS encoding MBOAT family O-acyltransferase has translation MVFSSSIFLFCFLPLVLLIYYLLKIEYRNAFLLIVSLLFYAWGEPKFVFVIVLSMTINYLIGIIMSFTQQKFELYVTKIILLIGLVANCSLLFYFKYFDFFINSVNKVTGFNFSLHHVILPIGISFFTFQGLSYLIDIYLKRVDVQKNFFKFALFKAFFPQLIAGPIVRYVDIHEQIDSRKSTVDKFAYGIRRFIMGLGKKLIIANTLGAVANNIFGLPADENTIAIAWIGAICYTFQIYFDFSGYSDMAIGLAKMFGFDFKENFDYPYISKTITEFWRRWHISLSSWFRDYLYIPLGGNRAGNVYVNLLIVFIVTGLWHGAAWNFVIWGLWHGLFLIIERLMKKRNTKINVPKFVSWLYTTIIIIIGWVLFRSPDLNYAIDYLGIMFNIIKAKNVGFSIWYYLDTMTIVMLIIASVSSLPISKYISSIVGTYEEHSNFSIFAQNIYVVVVLIISIIFLATSTYNPFIYFRF, from the coding sequence ATGGTATTTAGTTCTTCAATCTTCTTATTTTGTTTTCTTCCTCTAGTGTTACTCATTTATTACCTTCTTAAAATTGAGTATAGAAACGCTTTTCTGCTAATTGTTAGCCTTTTGTTCTATGCTTGGGGTGAGCCTAAGTTTGTATTTGTTATTGTTTTATCGATGACAATTAATTACTTAATTGGTATTATTATGAGTTTTACCCAACAAAAATTTGAACTTTATGTGACTAAAATTATCTTACTAATCGGTTTAGTTGCAAATTGCAGTCTTCTTTTTTATTTCAAGTATTTCGATTTTTTTATTAATAGTGTAAACAAAGTTACTGGATTCAATTTTTCATTACATCATGTAATTTTACCTATAGGAATTTCATTCTTTACTTTTCAAGGATTATCATACTTAATTGACATTTACTTGAAACGAGTAGATGTCCAGAAGAATTTCTTTAAATTTGCTTTGTTTAAAGCATTCTTTCCACAGCTTATTGCTGGACCGATTGTGAGATATGTTGATATTCATGAGCAAATTGATTCAAGAAAAAGTACTGTAGATAAATTTGCCTATGGAATAAGGCGTTTTATAATGGGACTTGGTAAAAAATTGATTATCGCTAACACTCTTGGTGCAGTTGCTAACAATATTTTTGGATTACCTGCTGATGAAAATACTATTGCGATAGCTTGGATCGGTGCAATCTGTTATACTTTTCAAATTTACTTTGATTTCTCTGGGTACTCCGATATGGCAATAGGATTAGCGAAAATGTTCGGTTTTGATTTCAAAGAAAATTTCGATTACCCGTATATATCAAAGACAATAACAGAATTTTGGAGAAGGTGGCATATTTCATTGTCATCATGGTTCAGAGATTATCTTTATATTCCTTTAGGAGGAAATAGAGCAGGAAACGTATATGTAAATTTGCTTATTGTATTTATTGTTACAGGATTATGGCACGGTGCTGCTTGGAACTTTGTTATTTGGGGATTATGGCATGGCTTATTTTTAATTATTGAACGATTGATGAAAAAGCGTAATACAAAAATTAATGTCCCAAAGTTTGTTTCTTGGTTGTATACCACAATTATTATCATAATAGGCTGGGTCCTTTTTCGTTCACCTGATTTAAATTATGCCATTGATTACTTAGGAATAATGTTCAATATTATAAAGGCTAAAAATGTTGGTTTTAGTATTTGGTATTATCTAGATACTATGACAATTGTTATGTTGATAATTGCGAGTGTTAGTTCTTTACCCATATCTAAATATATATCTAGTATTGTCGGGACTTATGAAGAACACAGTAATTTTAGTATATTTGCTCAGAATATTTATGTAGTTGTTGTATTAATAATTAGTATTATTTTTCTCGCAACTTCAACCTACAATCCATTTATTTACTTTAGGTTTTAA
- a CDS encoding rhamnan synthesis F family protein: MNPNQELGANRMLLSGKINVKRLGIFFFYDEQGIVDDYITILLDDMKKNVSDLLVVCNGKLTPEGRVKLNKSTNNIFVRDNVGFDVWAYKQGMELYGWEKLADFDEVILFNFTIFGPFFPFKDMFDEMDKRDVDFWGITKYHKYEKGDPFGTIKYKYIPEHIQSHFIAIRKNMLSSYEFKFYWENMPEIKSYEGAIGYHEAIFTKDFNDKGYSWDVYINTDDLVKHVYHPLLMMPLEMVKNRKCPILKRRSFFHHIADFLNNSTGEQSVEIYNYLVNQSLYDFNLIWDNILRTCNQTDIKRALHHNYVLSTSSSDIKDKLPIKRNKIALIMHIYFEDLIEYCLNYARAMPPETDVYITTNSEQKKLLIERAFEDMECAKIEVRLVPNRGRDISALLVACKDFILDYDYVCFAHDKKTNQLDPHIKGESFSYKCFENILKNRVFVENIINTFEENPRLGMLSPPPPYHGEFYMTIGLEWTINFEITRDLARKLKLDVDINSYKEPIAPLGTMFWFRPKALKTLILYDWKFDDFPKEPNKTDGTILHAIERIYPYVAQHEGYYPAWVLSDSFAKIEITNLYYMLREINVQYFNKYGPTYHYHMVQNLQSNFLLDVSWKDQIKVKLKKYLPRPVINSLKYLRKLYKKR, from the coding sequence GTGAATCCCAATCAGGAATTAGGAGCAAATAGAATGTTATTATCTGGAAAAATAAACGTTAAAAGATTGGGAATTTTCTTTTTTTATGATGAGCAAGGAATTGTGGATGATTATATTACGATCCTTTTAGATGATATGAAGAAAAATGTCAGTGATTTGTTAGTTGTATGTAATGGGAAATTGACTCCAGAAGGCAGAGTGAAACTGAACAAAAGTACAAATAATATTTTTGTTAGAGATAACGTTGGTTTTGATGTTTGGGCTTACAAACAAGGCATGGAACTATATGGCTGGGAAAAGTTAGCTGATTTTGATGAAGTAATATTATTTAACTTCACTATATTCGGACCGTTTTTCCCTTTTAAAGATATGTTTGACGAAATGGATAAACGAGATGTTGATTTTTGGGGAATTACAAAATATCACAAGTACGAAAAAGGGGACCCGTTTGGTACAATAAAGTATAAATATATTCCTGAACATATTCAATCACATTTTATCGCAATTCGAAAAAATATGTTAAGTAGTTATGAATTTAAATTTTACTGGGAAAACATGCCTGAAATTAAATCCTATGAAGGTGCAATAGGTTATCATGAAGCTATTTTCACTAAAGATTTTAATGATAAAGGTTATTCGTGGGATGTTTATATCAACACTGATGATTTAGTTAAACATGTGTATCATCCTTTACTAATGATGCCCTTGGAAATGGTGAAAAATAGAAAATGCCCAATTTTGAAAAGAAGAAGTTTCTTTCATCATATTGCTGATTTTCTCAATAATTCAACTGGTGAGCAATCCGTTGAGATTTACAATTATTTGGTGAATCAATCATTATATGATTTTAATCTAATATGGGATAATATACTCCGTACTTGTAATCAGACAGATATAAAACGTGCATTGCATCATAATTATGTATTATCAACATCATCTTCTGATATAAAAGATAAGCTTCCTATCAAAAGAAATAAAATTGCGCTGATTATGCATATCTATTTCGAAGATTTAATTGAATATTGCCTTAATTATGCAAGGGCAATGCCTCCAGAAACTGATGTTTATATTACGACAAATTCTGAGCAAAAGAAGCTTCTGATTGAAAGAGCATTTGAAGATATGGAATGTGCTAAAATTGAAGTACGTTTAGTCCCAAATCGAGGAAGAGATATAAGTGCTCTATTAGTTGCTTGTAAGGATTTTATACTTGACTACGATTATGTTTGCTTTGCACATGATAAAAAAACAAATCAATTAGATCCACATATCAAAGGAGAGTCATTTTCTTATAAGTGCTTTGAGAATATTCTGAAAAATAGAGTATTTGTAGAGAATATTATTAATACTTTCGAAGAAAATCCGCGTCTTGGTATGTTATCTCCACCACCGCCTTATCATGGAGAATTTTATATGACAATCGGTCTTGAATGGACAATTAATTTTGAGATAACAAGAGATTTAGCTAGGAAACTGAAATTAGATGTTGATATTAATAGTTATAAAGAGCCTATAGCTCCATTAGGAACTATGTTTTGGTTTAGACCAAAGGCTTTAAAGACATTGATTCTCTATGATTGGAAATTTGATGATTTTCCAAAAGAACCCAATAAAACGGATGGAACAATTTTACATGCTATTGAACGAATCTACCCTTATGTGGCACAACACGAAGGTTATTATCCTGCCTGGGTTCTATCCGATTCTTTTGCAAAAATAGAAATTACTAATCTTTACTATATGTTGCGAGAAATTAATGTCCAATATTTTAATAAATATGGCCCAACCTATCATTATCATATGGTTCAAAATTTACAAAGTAATTTTTTGCTAGATGTATCCTGGAAAGATCAAATTAAAGTTAAATTAAAGAAATATTTGCCACGTCCTGTGATTAATAGCTTGAAATATTTAAGAAAGCTATACAAAAAAAGATAA
- a CDS encoding NAD(P)-dependent oxidoreductase, producing the protein MSNIKSVVVTGAGGYIGRHVVKTLLDLGIVVRTIDSSKKEIDNRAETLEVDIFANNETIYEDLGKPDVCLHMAWKDGFVHNAESHMQNLHAHYKFIKNMVNGGLKHITVMGTMHEVGYYIGEINEDTPTNPYSYYGIAKNTLRQSLNVLLKDKDVVFQWLRAYYIYGDDTKNNSIFAKIIQAEDEGKEIFPFTTGKNMYDFISVEELSNQIAMSSLQTEINGIINCCSGVPVALREMVENFLIKNEFKIKLQYGAFPDRPYDSPAIWGSNEKIKKIIKNSNYSKDTIYSSESQSGIRSK; encoded by the coding sequence ATGTCCAACATCAAATCGGTAGTAGTAACTGGAGCCGGAGGGTATATCGGGCGTCATGTAGTCAAAACTTTATTAGACCTAGGTATTGTTGTTCGAACAATTGATTCATCTAAAAAGGAAATTGATAATCGAGCGGAAACATTAGAAGTTGATATCTTCGCAAATAATGAAACGATCTATGAAGATCTTGGGAAACCTGATGTTTGTTTGCATATGGCATGGAAAGATGGTTTTGTTCATAATGCAGAATCTCATATGCAAAATCTTCATGCTCATTATAAATTCATTAAGAATATGGTTAATGGTGGGCTTAAGCATATAACAGTTATGGGAACTATGCACGAGGTAGGATACTATATAGGAGAAATTAATGAAGATACTCCAACAAATCCTTACTCGTATTATGGCATTGCAAAAAATACCTTACGTCAATCATTAAATGTGTTATTAAAAGATAAAGATGTAGTATTCCAATGGTTACGTGCATATTACATATATGGTGATGATACAAAGAATAATTCGATTTTTGCTAAAATAATTCAAGCAGAAGATGAAGGGAAAGAGATATTTCCATTCACGACTGGAAAAAACATGTACGATTTTATTTCGGTTGAAGAGTTATCTAATCAAATAGCAATGAGTAGCCTACAAACCGAGATAAACGGAATTATTAATTGTTGTTCCGGTGTTCCTGTAGCGTTGAGGGAAATGGTAGAAAACTTTCTGATTAAAAATGAATTCAAAATTAAACTTCAGTACGGCGCTTTTCCCGATCGACCTTATGATTCTCCTGCAATATGGGGGAGTAATGAGAAAATTAAAAAAATAATAAAAAATAGTAATTATTCTAAGGATACGATTTATAGTAGTGAATCCCAATCAGGAATTAGGAGCAAATAG
- a CDS encoding ABC transporter ATP-binding protein — protein MKQYAVEVTDVSMRFYLGKEKIDSLKEYLIKLLKKDLKHDEFYALKNVSFNVEMGDSFAILGGNGSGKSTVLKIISGIFKPTLGKVVTRGNIAPLLELGAGFDMELTARENVFLNGAVLGYSKKFLLEKFNEIIDFSELYDFVDVPLKNYSSGMIARLGFSIATIVKPDVLIVDEILSVGDMEFQEKCEKRMSEMTSNGTTLILVSHSLDQVKKVCKNGVWINKGKVVAAGTIDDVCEAYTNNWN, from the coding sequence ATGAAGCAATATGCAGTTGAGGTTACAGATGTTTCAATGCGGTTTTATCTTGGTAAAGAAAAGATTGATTCACTCAAAGAATACTTAATAAAATTGTTAAAAAAAGATTTGAAACATGATGAATTTTATGCTTTAAAAAACGTCTCCTTTAATGTTGAAATGGGAGATTCTTTTGCAATATTAGGTGGTAATGGTTCTGGTAAAAGTACTGTGTTAAAAATTATATCTGGCATATTCAAACCAACATTAGGCAAAGTAGTTACTCGTGGTAATATAGCTCCATTATTAGAACTGGGTGCTGGGTTCGATATGGAGCTTACTGCACGAGAAAATGTATTTCTCAATGGCGCTGTACTTGGATATTCAAAGAAGTTCCTACTAGAGAAATTCAATGAAATTATTGATTTTTCTGAGCTTTATGATTTTGTGGATGTACCACTGAAAAACTATTCTTCTGGGATGATTGCTAGGTTGGGCTTTTCGATAGCGACTATAGTGAAACCTGATGTACTAATTGTTGATGAAATATTATCAGTTGGAGATATGGAATTTCAGGAGAAGTGTGAGAAAAGAATGAGCGAAATGACTTCGAATGGAACGACTCTGATCCTTGTTTCCCACTCACTCGATCAAGTAAAGAAAGTTTGTAAAAATGGTGTATGGATAAATAAAGGGAAAGTTGTAGCAGCAGGCACGATAGATGACGTTTGTGAAGCATACACGAACAATTGGAATTAA
- a CDS encoding ABC transporter permease, with translation MREFVIRDLKIKYRRSFLGYLWSLLNPLLMMIVLSAVFSNIFKFDIPNFPVYLLSGQIIFNFFSEATSMSMSSILSGGALIRKVYIPKYMFPISRVLSSFITLVFSLIALLIVIVVTGVKVSPIILLFPLPLFYILIFSIGIGLILSVLAVYFRDMLHLYSVLLSAWMYLTPIIYPVNAVPEYVRSIIYSNPMYYFVEAFRDIVLYDQLPTFQNNIICIIYSLLSMAVGLFIFYRNQNKFVLYI, from the coding sequence TTGAGAGAATTTGTTATTCGGGATTTAAAGATAAAGTATCGTCGTTCATTTTTGGGATATTTATGGAGTTTGCTAAATCCACTTTTGATGATGATTGTTTTATCCGCAGTTTTCTCAAATATTTTTAAATTTGATATACCTAATTTTCCAGTCTATCTTCTGTCTGGACAAATTATTTTTAATTTCTTTTCTGAAGCCACATCCATGTCAATGAGTTCTATATTGAGTGGTGGGGCACTTATTAGAAAAGTATATATTCCTAAATATATGTTCCCTATTTCAAGAGTGCTTTCTTCTTTCATAACATTAGTTTTCTCACTAATTGCATTACTGATCGTCATTGTTGTTACGGGAGTTAAAGTTTCACCAATAATTCTTCTGTTTCCATTGCCACTATTCTATATTCTTATCTTCTCAATAGGAATTGGCCTAATATTGTCGGTTTTGGCCGTGTATTTTAGAGATATGCTTCATCTTTATAGTGTATTACTTTCAGCTTGGATGTACCTAACTCCTATTATCTATCCTGTAAATGCAGTTCCTGAATATGTAAGATCAATTATTTATTCCAATCCAATGTATTATTTTGTTGAAGCATTTCGTGATATAGTTTTGTACGATCAATTACCGACATTCCAAAACAACATTATATGTATCATCTACTCATTGTTATCAATGGCGGTAGGACTTTTCATTTTCTATAGAAATCAAAATAAATTTGTTCTCTATATTTAA
- the rfbD gene encoding dTDP-4-dehydrorhamnose reductase codes for MRILVTGANGQLGHDVIKSLKSQGIECCGVSREDFDLADIEFTVKYLHEYLPDVVVHCAAYTEVDLAENEIEKCREINVGVTATIAIICKEIDAKLVYISTDYVFSGKESEPYEIDSQTKPMSIYGQSKLEGERAIVNKVQKHFIIRTSWAYGTNGNNFVNRMLELSKEKHSINVVADQIGSPTFTEDLASLIVNMISTEKYGIYHATNEGYCSWAEFAVEIFRQAGITTKVNFITSEQFPTIAVRPRNSRLSKKSLDIAGFDHLPDWKNALTRYLRKISAL; via the coding sequence ATGAGAATCTTAGTTACCGGTGCAAATGGACAGCTTGGCCATGATGTGATAAAGAGTTTAAAATCACAAGGAATAGAATGTTGTGGTGTTAGTAGAGAAGATTTTGATTTAGCTGATATCGAGTTTACAGTAAAATATTTACACGAATATCTACCGGATGTTGTGGTCCATTGCGCTGCATACACTGAAGTAGATTTAGCTGAAAATGAAATAGAAAAATGTCGTGAAATTAATGTCGGTGTTACTGCTACTATTGCAATAATCTGTAAAGAAATTGATGCAAAGCTGGTTTATATTAGCACTGATTATGTCTTTTCGGGTAAAGAATCAGAGCCATATGAAATTGATTCACAAACGAAACCGATGTCTATATATGGACAATCAAAGCTTGAAGGAGAAAGAGCAATCGTAAATAAAGTGCAAAAACATTTTATTATTAGAACTTCTTGGGCATATGGGACAAACGGTAATAACTTTGTGAATAGAATGCTAGAGTTGAGTAAAGAGAAGCATTCTATTAATGTTGTAGCAGACCAGATAGGTTCACCGACATTTACAGAAGATTTAGCTTCTCTTATAGTTAATATGATTAGTACTGAAAAATATGGCATATATCATGCTACAAACGAAGGATATTGCAGTTGGGCAGAATTTGCAGTAGAAATATTTCGTCAAGCAGGAATAACAACTAAAGTAAATTTCATTACTTCGGAACAATTTCCAACAATCGCAGTCAGACCTCGAAATTCAAGACTTTCAAAGAAAAGTCTAGATATTGCTGGTTTTGATCACTTGCCAGATTGGAAAAATGCATTGACAAGATACTTAAGAAAAATATCTGCACTATAA
- the rfbB gene encoding dTDP-glucose 4,6-dehydratase: MTLLVTGGAGFIGSNFIYYMLNKYPSYRIINVDSLTYAGNLDTLKSIVNHKQYMFIKGDICDSVLIHSIFVEHNPTFVINFAAESHVDRSISNPQVFLKTNIEGTQVLLDACKKHWEITDEQIRFKFLQVSTDEVYGSLGPKGYFTESTPLAPNSPYSASKASADMFVRAYHETYGLNVNITRCSNNYGPYQFPEKLIPLMISNALEDKHLPVYGDGMNIRDWLYVEDHCRAIDLVLHQAKPGEVYNIGGHNEHANIEIVKLILEELNKPSSLIKYVEDRLGHDRRYAIDASKIKNELGWEPVIMFEEGIRKTIRWYIEHKEWLDKVKSGEYEKLYTEILKE; encoded by the coding sequence ATGACTTTGTTAGTAACAGGTGGAGCTGGCTTTATTGGTAGTAACTTTATTTATTATATGCTTAATAAATATCCTAGTTATCGTATTATTAATGTTGATTCCTTAACTTATGCTGGTAATCTGGATACGCTTAAATCAATTGTTAATCATAAGCAGTATATGTTTATAAAAGGTGATATTTGTGACAGTGTTCTTATACATTCAATCTTTGTTGAGCATAATCCTACATTTGTAATTAATTTCGCGGCAGAATCCCACGTAGACCGAAGTATTTCCAATCCACAAGTATTTCTAAAAACAAATATCGAAGGAACTCAGGTATTGTTGGATGCCTGCAAAAAGCACTGGGAGATAACGGATGAACAAATACGCTTTAAATTTCTTCAAGTTTCGACAGATGAGGTATATGGATCGTTAGGTCCGAAAGGATATTTTACTGAATCAACACCTTTAGCACCTAATAGTCCATATTCAGCAAGCAAGGCTTCTGCAGATATGTTCGTAAGAGCTTATCATGAGACTTACGGTTTAAATGTGAATATTACTCGTTGTTCCAATAATTATGGTCCTTATCAATTTCCGGAAAAATTAATACCTTTGATGATTTCTAATGCACTAGAAGATAAACACCTTCCAGTATATGGAGATGGTATGAACATCAGAGATTGGCTTTATGTGGAGGATCACTGTAGAGCTATAGATTTAGTACTGCATCAGGCAAAACCTGGTGAAGTCTATAATATTGGTGGTCATAATGAACATGCAAATATTGAAATCGTAAAGTTAATACTTGAAGAACTTAATAAACCTTCAAGCTTGATAAAATATGTTGAGGATAGACTTGGACATGATCGTAGGTATGCCATAGATGCAAGTAAGATAAAAAATGAATTAGGATGGGAACCTGTCATAATGTTCGAAGAGGGTATCCGAAAAACAATCCGGTGGTATATAGAACATAAAGAATGGCTAGATAAAGTGAAGAGTGGTGAATATGAGAAACTATACACCGAAATTTTAAAAGAGTAG